In Trueperella pecoris, the DNA window CAGACCATCGTCGCGGCGGCGCGTCTCGGCGTGCAACGCAAGGTTGTTGGCTGGCTGTGTATCGCCGAGAACATGGTTTCCGGCATCGCGGGACACCCCGACGACGTCATCACCTACCGCAACGGCGTGTCGGTGGAAATCAACAACACCGACGCCGAGGGCCGCCTCGTCATGGCCGACGGGCTCCTCATGGCCTCTGCCGAAGGCTCTGAGACGATCATCGACATCGCCACGCTGACGGGCGCCCAGATGGTTGCGCTCGGCGAGCGCACCACCGGCATCATGGGAAGCGACTATGCCAAGGAACTCACCGAACTCGCCGCTGGCGTGGGCGAACCGGCTTGGCACATGCCCCTGCCCGAGCACCTGCGCGAGTCATTGGACTCCGACGTGGCGGACATGAAGAATTCCGGATCGCGATTCGGTGGAATGTTGGTGGCCGGACTGTTCCTCAAGGAATTCGTCAGCGCCCCCAACTGGGCCCACGTAGACATCGCGGGCCCGTCCTTCAATCGCGGCAAGCCCTATGGCGTGATGCCCAAGGGCGCCACCGGCGTCATGGTGCGCACGCTCCTCGCGGCGTTGGAGAACTAGGCTGCTAGCGTTGTGTGCCGTGCTTGATTGACCATTCGCGCATGGCACGCGGATAGCCGCTCCGGGCGACATCATAGAGCTTGATCCCCAGCTCATCGGCGACCTCTACGGCGTCGTTGAGGCTGGGGATTTTGCGTCGTGTCCATTCGCCGTCGTAGGCGACGAGCACGATGGCGCTCGGCGCACGAGACGTGGCCGCCTCGAAGTATGCCGACACGCCTTGCCGAGTGTGAACAAATTCGGCCAAATGCGCGAGTGTGTCCTTTTTCGCACGCCTCTGGGACACTGGTCCTAGAGACTTTTTCCTTGAAAATAGAGCCATTAGGCCAGTTTATCCCACCCAGGGCCGTGACTGACCTCCTCCGGAAGAAACAGTGGAAGAGGAAGAAAAGTTGAAAACAACGTGGAATACTTATCTTGAATAGGTCTGGAACATCCAGTCCTCCTTGATCTCGAGGGAGAGGTAAGTGACTGAAAAGGAATACGACGTAGTGATTCTCGGCGCGGGCTCCGGAGGATACGCCTGTGCTCTTAGGTCCGCGCAGCTCGGCATGTCGGTCGCGCTCATTGAAGGCGATAAGGTGGGTGGCACGTGTCTGCACCGCGGATGTATTCCGACGAAGGCGCTCCTGCACGCTGCTGAGGTCGCTGACGAGATGCGCGAAGGCCCGTCGATCGGCGTGAAGGGTAGCTTCGAGGGCATCGATATGGCTGCGCTCAACGCTTACAAGAACGGCGTCGTCGAGAAAATGTTCAAGGGTCTGACCGGCCTGGTCAACGCCTCCGGCGTTGAGACAATCTCGGGCTGGGGTCGCCTGGTCGCACAGGACACGGTGGAGGTCAACGGCGAGCGCATTAAGGGCAAGAACATCGTCCTCGCGAGCGGCTCCTACTCCAAGACCATCGGTCAGACCATCACCGATCGTGTGATCACCTCGGACAAGGCGCTGACGATGGACACGGTTCCGGGCTCCGTGATCGTGCTCGGCGGCGGCGTCATCGGTTGCGAGTTCGCCTCCGTGTGGAGCTCGTACGGCGCCGACGTCACCATCATCGAGGGCCTCGACCACCTCGTTCCTAACGAGGACGAGGACGTGTCGAAGATGCTCGAGCGCTCGTTCCGTAAGCGCAAGATTGCCTTCAAGACGAAGACGATGTTCGACCGCGTGGAGGAGGACGAAAGCGGCGTCCATGTCTTCACGCAGGATGGCAAGCAGTACGATGCGGAATACCTGCTCATCGCCATCGGCCGTGGCCCATCCACGGCCAACCTCGGCTACGAGGAGCAGGGCATCACGCTCGATCGTGGTTTCGTGATTACCAACGAGCGTCTCCACACTGGTGTGGGCAACATTTACGCCGTTGGTGACATCGTTCCTGGCGTCCAGCTAGCTCACCGCGGCTTCCTTCAGGGCCTCTTCGTTGCCGACGAGATCGCTGGAAACAACCCAGCCGTCCCGAACGAGGACAACATCCCCAAGGTGACCTTCTCCAACCCGGAGATCGCGTCGGTGGGACTTTCCCAGAAAAAGGCCGAGGAGAAATTCGGCAAGGAGAACGTGGAGACTTCCACCTTCAATCTTGCTGGTAACGGTAAGTCTCAGATGCTTGGCACCACCGGCTTCGTTAAGCTGGTTCGTGAGAAGGATGGCCCGATCGTGGGCTTCCATTCCATCGGCGCCCGCATGGGCGAGCAGGTCGGCGAGGGCATGCTCATGGTTGCTTGGGAATCCTACCCCGAGGACTTTGACGGCTTGATCCACGCTCACCCCACCCAGAACGAGTCCGTTGGCGAGGCGATCCTCGCACTCGCCGGCAAGCCACTCCACACCCACAACTGACCTAGGAGAGAAAGACAAGATGTCTGAACCTATTAAGATGCCCGCACTGGGCGAGTCCGTCGATGAGGGCACGGTTACGACGTGGCTGAAGAACGTTGGCGACACGGTTGAAGCCGACGAACCCGTCCTCGAAGTTTCTACTGACAAGGTGGACACCGAGGTCCCCGCTCCCGCCTCCGGCGTGCTTGAGTCGATCGAGGTTGGAGAGGACGAGACCGTGTCGGTCGGCACCGTCCTCGGCTACATCGGCGACGGCTCTGGTGCAGCTGCGGCCGAAGAGTCTGTAGCTGAGGAGCCGCAGGAGGAGCCGAAGGTCGAGGCACCCAAGGAGGAGCCGAAGGCCGAGGCCCCGAAGTCCGGCGGTTCCACCGGCGGGGTCGAGGTCAAGATGCCCGCACTTGGCGAATCTGTTGACGAGGGAACTGTGACGACGTGGCTCAAGCAGGTCGGCGATGAGGTTGAGGAAGACGAGCCGATCGTCGAGGTCTCCACCGACAAGGTCGATACTGAGGTTCCTGCTCCCGCTTCGGGAGTACTGACCGAGATCAAGGTCAGCGAGGACGAAACGGTCGGAGTAGGCACTGTTCTCGCCGTTATCGGCGGCGAGATGCCTGCCGAGGCTCCGGCTGAGGAGCCGAAGGCCGAAGAGCCTAAGGCTGAGGCACCCAAGGAGGAGGCGAAGGCTGAGGCGCCCAAGGCCGCTCCCGCCGCGCCGGCACCTGCCGCTGCCCCGGCCGATGGCAAGTCCGCCTACGTGACCCCCATCGTTCGCAAGCTCGCTAGGGAGCTCGGAGTCGATCTCGATTCGATCTCCGGCACTGGCGTGGGCGGCCGTATTCGTCGCCAGGACGTCGAAGCCGCCGCCGAGGCCGCGAAGACTGCTGCTGCAACGTCGGCTCCGGCCGCTGCGCCGGCACCCGCCGCCCCGACCGCTGCGCCTGCTGGAAACGTCAAGTCGCAGATCGCCGAGAAGGCCAAGGAGGCCGCGTCACTGCGTGGCACCCGCCAGAAGATGACGGGCGTGCGCAAGGCTATTGCCAAGCACATGGTCGAGTCTTTGCAGGTATCGGCCCAGCTGACCACCGTCATGGAAGTCGATGTCACCCGCAT includes these proteins:
- the sucB gene encoding 2-oxoglutarate dehydrogenase, E2 component, dihydrolipoamide succinyltransferase, whose protein sequence is MSEPIKMPALGESVDEGTVTTWLKNVGDTVEADEPVLEVSTDKVDTEVPAPASGVLESIEVGEDETVSVGTVLGYIGDGSGAAAAEESVAEEPQEEPKVEAPKEEPKAEAPKSGGSTGGVEVKMPALGESVDEGTVTTWLKQVGDEVEEDEPIVEVSTDKVDTEVPAPASGVLTEIKVSEDETVGVGTVLAVIGGEMPAEAPAEEPKAEEPKAEAPKEEAKAEAPKAAPAAPAPAAAPADGKSAYVTPIVRKLARELGVDLDSISGTGVGGRIRRQDVEAAAEAAKTAAATSAPAAAPAPAAPTAAPAGNVKSQIAEKAKEAASLRGTRQKMTGVRKAIAKHMVESLQVSAQLTTVMEVDVTRIVNLRARAKESFRAREGVNLTYLPFFVQAATEALKAHPIINSSVEGNEIVYHDAEHVGIAVDTERGLFVPVIKNAGDLNISGIAKQIADLAARTREGKIKGDELSGSTFTITNTGSAGAIFDTPIINQPNVAIMGTGAIFKAPGVVKDQDGNEVISIRSKCFLSISYDHRIIDGAAASRYLRDVKFRLEEGDFGNEVL
- the lpdA gene encoding dihydrolipoyl dehydrogenase, whose protein sequence is MTEKEYDVVILGAGSGGYACALRSAQLGMSVALIEGDKVGGTCLHRGCIPTKALLHAAEVADEMREGPSIGVKGSFEGIDMAALNAYKNGVVEKMFKGLTGLVNASGVETISGWGRLVAQDTVEVNGERIKGKNIVLASGSYSKTIGQTITDRVITSDKALTMDTVPGSVIVLGGGVIGCEFASVWSSYGADVTIIEGLDHLVPNEDEDVSKMLERSFRKRKIAFKTKTMFDRVEEDESGVHVFTQDGKQYDAEYLLIAIGRGPSTANLGYEEQGITLDRGFVITNERLHTGVGNIYAVGDIVPGVQLAHRGFLQGLFVADEIAGNNPAVPNEDNIPKVTFSNPEIASVGLSQKKAEEKFGKENVETSTFNLAGNGKSQMLGTTGFVKLVREKDGPIVGFHSIGARMGEQVGEGMLMVAWESYPEDFDGLIHAHPTQNESVGEAILALAGKPLHTHN
- a CDS encoding oxidoreductase, yielding MAEFVHTRQGVSAYFEAATSRAPSAIVLVAYDGEWTRRKIPSLNDAVEVADELGIKLYDVARSGYPRAMREWSIKHGTQR